TTTGCTCTGGTCACTGCTCGGCTGGGAGACGTGACTGGAAACCAGGGATCTgagcaggggtcagcaggggggTCTCTGCTCTCTCAGCCCTTGCACCAGGGCAGCCGTAGGGggcctgtgctggggggaggggcaggggcaggggcactctcccctggcagtcagtgctggccccatgGCCTCACCGCGGTGCTGGGGGGCACCCTGCTCCATGCACCTGCCTTCCCCCGACACCGGGGAGCCCTAGTGCAAATGTCACAgcccaggagctgggggctgcaCTGCTGGGGAAGCACTGagatcccctcccccagggtgAGGAGCAGCCCCCCCGGGGGGCCGGTACTGACCCCCGTCTCCCCGCAGCGGAGAACATGCTCTCCCAGGTGGCCTTCTACCAGCGCACGGACCCGGCCCAGCGGGAGGCCGGGGAGTTCATGTTCGAGTTCGACCAGGACGAGATCTTCCACGTGGacctggagaggaaggagaccgTCTGGCGCCTGCCCGACTTCGGCACGTTCACCAGCTTCGAGGCGCAGGGCGCCCTGGGGAACATGGCCGTGCTGAAGAAGAACATGGAGATCATGATCCAGAGGTCCAATCGCACGCGGGCCCAGACCGGTACGGCACAGGGGTGTGGGGGCACCTTCCCCGCCAGGGGCCTGACCTGTCCCCCCACCTTCCCCGCCAGgggcctgagccctccccccacctccatagaatatcagggttggaagcaacctcaggaggtcatcgaatccaaccccctgctcaaagctggactctctccaatttgtccacatcccttttgtattggggggggcccaaaactggacacagtactgcagatgaggcctcaccaggtcGATTAGAGGGAAgtaatcacatccctcgatctgctggcaatgcccctactaatgcagtccaaaatgccattagccttcttggcaacaagggccactgctgactcatatccagcttttcgtccactgtaacccccaggtccttttctgcagaactgctgcccagccactcggtccccagtctgtagcagtgcatgggattcttccgtcctcattgcaggactctgcacttgtccttgttgaacctcatcaggtttcttttggcccaatcctccaatttgtctaggtccctctgttactgtatcctatccctaccgtccagcatatctacctctcctccaagtttagtgtcatctgcaaacttgctgagagtgcagtccagggtgaagatattgaacaaaaccggccccaggaccgacccttggggcactccgcttgaaaccggctgccaactagacatggagccattgatgactacccgttgagcccgacgatctagccagctttctatccaccttaccgtccattcatccagcccagacttctgtaacttgctggcaagaatactgtgggagatcgtattaaaagcagaatagcagaaggcagatatactggccactggattaacagttttctgttccctgactgaccagagcaggggctgctccaggctaatgagaacacctgactctaattaacctgtaacaagtcaggtgaggccattaagctaatgtgaccacctgactctaattaaggccctgctggtactataaaaagggctcactccagtcaggcaggggagtcagggagccagaggagaggaagtgcggctgaagggctggttactgaagacaccctcaaaccatcgttaaaggagccctaaggtaagggtgaagaatggagaagcaggagagctgtggggaagtggcccagggaaatgtagcaactctggcagtgaaaggatggctgccaacaactgttaccattagggtccctgggccggaacccggagtagagggtgggcccgggttccccccaacccaccactacaggaacagctcctgggaggggaagtcaggtccctgtcaggacaggaggctgaacagagagtgtgggagttctctcaccaacctccttgcagcctatgatgaaaagggctcagcagactgtaaccctggccccaGAGAGAAAAGGGCTAcggggagggtcacagtgagccactgaggctggcATAGACCACCTAGAAACGCGGGACCCACGGggacaaggtcagagctctgccacactatagaaacccttcttgttacccttcatatcccttgctagctgcaactccaattgtgccttggccttcctgattacacccctgcatggtcCAGCAATatgtttatactcctccctagtcatctgtccaaatttccacttcttgtaagcttcctttttgtgtttaagctcactgaagatttctctgttaagccaggcgggtcgcctgccatatttgctattctttctgcacatcgggatggtttgttcctggaacctcaataaggattctttaaaatacagccagctctcctggactcctttccccctcatgttattctcccagcgGATCCTGCCCCCCAGTTCCCTGaaggagtcagtctgcttttctgaagtccagggtctgtatcagggccgcccagaggattcctcgctgccgaattaccgccgaagatccagctgcacttcggcggcgggtcccgctgcggcggtaattcgccggcggggtccttccaccctggacaagacttgtttgctgacatcacaagtccatagcaaacatctccccttgaGATCTCTACCAAAGCAGACTTGCATTTCACAGCTCAGTTCATTtccagatcttcctaaccaggcTCTAAAGTTCGGccctgggtcaggtcagtctgggaggtaattaactctttctggccctgtcacttGTCAATGAGATGTTATATTACACTCGTAATGTCCCAGCTCCTCTCTCAGCCCCTGCAGGGCTCCGGGGGCCagtcagccaggccagggctctgcagggcagggggcctgggCAGTTCTCACCCTCCAggctgggggcccagggcagctcCTTTGCCGAGGGCTGTTTgtggcccctgcccagcgccaggccctgcccctgagggattctctcccctgccccttgtgcCCCGTGAGCcgtcagggcagggagctgggacggCCCCGGTGACACCCCCACAGTCCTGGGGAGAGACCCTGAGCTGGAGCCTGAGCACCAGgtactggctggctcagggggtggggaatgagacatggggcctttcccctctagggggcgctggctccgatctggctccagggcagggactggctggctcaggggggggtgggaaatggggcagaggcctgtcccctctagggggcgctggctctgatccagcccccagggcagggactggctggctcagggggcagggaatgggacccaCTGATCCCTGTCTCCCCAGTGCCCCCTGAGGTGACCGTGTTCCCCGAAGACCCcgtggagctgggggagcccaacGTCCTGATCTGCTTCGTGGACAAGTTCTCCCCACCGGTGCTCAGCGTCACGTGGCTGAAGAACGGGCAGGAGGTGACCGAGGGCGTCTCCGAGACCGACTTCTACCCCCGCCAGGACAACTCCTTCCGCAAGTTCTCCTAcctgcccttcctccccagccagggCGACTTCTACGACTGCCGGGTGGAGCACTGGGGGCTGGCCGAGCCCTTCACGAAGCACTGGGGTGAGGCCGGGGCGCCCGGGGACCCTgctgggcacagggctgggagccaggactcctgggttctctccccggctctgggaggggagtgggggctggtggttagagcaggggggctgggagccaggactcctgggttctatcccaagtctgggagggaggggcaggaacagCCCCCCTCACTCCATTGGCCTGTCCCCCTCTCTCCAGAAGCCCAGGTGCCCACCCCCGTCCCCGAGACCACAGAGACCCTGGTGTGCGCCCTGGGCCTGGCCGTGGGCATCGTCGGCATCATCGCGGGCACCATCCTCATCATCAAGGGGATGAAGATGAACGCCACCCGCAACCCGCGGGGCCCCTTGTGAGTAGCCGCTGCCTGGGGAGGCACCCGCtgcacccgcagcccctgggcccacccagcacccactggggagacccccccaatccctgtgcccccccagccagccacagcccctcccccacccagcaccccctgggaaacccccccaccctctgtgcccCCCCAGCCACCTCCCCTTTTTGAATGGGAGTCTCCTTGGGATGCTGGGGAGTGGCCCCAATCCCTGCCAGTCTCACATTGGGGCCCAGGGCTTCTGGTAACTGACTGTCTTTGCCTTTCAGATAAATGCAGGGAGGAGCCCGGGCCCCCGAATCTGCCTGGTGCCTTTGTGGGACCCACTTGCGCACCCCCCCTCGCTGCCCCCAGCGTCCCTGCTCCGTGCCCGTTTGTGCGAGCTGCTGTACCCGGGCAGGACCCCCCAGCCCCATAACCCCCAACCCGCTAGTTCAGGGggggccaacctgagcctgagaaggagccagaatttaccaatggacattgccaaagagccacagtaacacgtcagcagcccccccatctgCTCTCCCTCTGCCCCGCTCCCAGCGTCTCCCACccatcagcgcctccccctccctccctggacctCCCGCTCAGCTGTTTGTGGCGGTGGCTCTGTGGGGGAGGAGCGAGAGCACggtaggctcaggggagggggtgggaaggggtggagtgggggcagggccggtggcagagccaggggttgagcagtgagcacccccgacACACTGGAAAggtggcacctgtagctccagccccagagtcggtgtcTATACAAGGAGcctcatattaacttctgaagagccgcatgtggctccggagccacccTGGGCTAGAGACTCACCGGGGAGCCGGCCCATCGGacttccctccctcaccccctgctGGGCTTGGGGGGGCGCCTATCCCAGGAGGGGGCTGCTGCCccatggggctgggaatgggggttgCCCCTCAGGGGCAGCAGGACCCACAGggctgatccaaaccccactgccgTCATGGGGAAGGTTTCTCTCGACTCTAGTGGGCGCTGGATTGGGCCCCTAGCCCAGCCCCTATTGGCCAGAGGCTGCTGTCAGTCACCCCAGGTAACGCCCCTCCAGCCATTACCCAGAAGGCTTTGGGCCAGATTCGGCCATTCCCGGTCaatggggtccctgtggggcaggaTCGGTCccatggctgggggtggggcagccccaGCACCCGGCTAACGGCCCCATCGCACCCGTGTGCGGCTCCCCCGGGGTCCTGCCCTGCTGAGCCCAGCGCCCAGCGCGGGGTCCGTGTGGGACGGGCCCAGTCCCTGTACAGCCCCCGCCCTGTGCCCCGTGTGTGTCACAGCCCTGCGCCCCCCATCGCTCTGCAGTTTTGCCAACAGCAATAAAATGGGTTTGGGACGTTTCTGAGGGTTTGAGCGTGATTTAAAATCTGGTCAGTCTGGGCCATGCCCGCGGCAGCCTGTGttatcccagcccagcccccgtcTGTCCAGGGCACCGGGTTACACTGGGAGTTAAGGGAGTTTGGTAGGAGGGGTAAGGaaggagccaggattcctgggttctctcccagctctgggtcgggagtggggtctagtgggggaGAACTGGGGGTCAGGCTTCTGGGGTTCCCATTGCTGACACTGACTTGCTGCAAGTGGTGACAcaccctttgcctcagtttccccttgtgtGAAATGTGGCCAGTCTCCTGCTGGGTCGGTGGTggtgttggggactttaaccccgacagcgaaattcgttgtgtgatcacagagagacaggcaacaccagcaaggtccgatcaaaagccctttattgacaagtgcacgcatcaacaaagggcagctcgtctccagtgagaaccagcagcactttacagcttagcattagcctatacagacagttttattacatcatacatcactcacttgagcaaaacccacccccctttgtttaacaacttaaaactagacacttttaatatacacacatgcctagactttatgtctacaactttagattattaattatatcttaacaacacccaaaagttagaaatacaggggagttttaaacaaacctataattCAACCAgagagttagaatctgaaccgtgggatgctagagtttcttatcagttcttcaaacactgtccttagcacagctaatggtatgccagAAATGCAATCCCTGGCTTATCTCAGGCTtatctcacgttttccagggctctgtaaaacaatgctgcttctcagtacttttccactctgggattacccagaaacctctgttagcctgacttcagtcaggttggcataactggttttgtgctacatctttattcaggcctaacagtgggagctctggggctgAGGGATGGTCCATGGAGCGCTCTG
This genomic stretch from Mauremys reevesii isolate NIE-2019 unplaced genomic scaffold, ASM1616193v1 Contig8, whole genome shotgun sequence harbors:
- the LOC120394847 gene encoding HLA class II histocompatibility antigen, DR alpha chain-like isoform X2 is translated as MGAGRGVPMAQLALLTLLALPGTGAVAAENMLSQVAFYQRTDPAQREAGEFMFEFDQDEIFHVDLERKETVWRLPDFGTFTSFEAQGALGNMAVLKKNMEIMIQRSNRTRAQTVPPEVTVFPEDPVELGEPNVLICFVDKFSPPVLSVTWLKNGQEVTEGVSETDFYPRQDNSFRKFSYLPFLPSQGDFYDCRVEHWGLAEPFTKHWEAQVPTPVPETTETLVCALGLAVGIVGIIAGTILIIKGMKMNATRNPRGPL
- the LOC120394847 gene encoding HLA class II histocompatibility antigen, DR alpha chain-like isoform X1 — its product is MGAGRGVPMAQLALLTLLALPGTGAVRAENMLSQVAFYQRTDPAQREAGEFMFEFDQDEIFHVDLERKETVWRLPDFGTFTSFEAQGALGNMAVLKKNMEIMIQRSNRTRAQTVPPEVTVFPEDPVELGEPNVLICFVDKFSPPVLSVTWLKNGQEVTEGVSETDFYPRQDNSFRKFSYLPFLPSQGDFYDCRVEHWGLAEPFTKHWEAQVPTPVPETTETLVCALGLAVGIVGIIAGTILIIKGMKMNATRNPRGPL